The following are encoded in a window of Mustela nigripes isolate SB6536 chromosome 1, MUSNIG.SB6536, whole genome shotgun sequence genomic DNA:
- the SVIP gene encoding small VCP/p97-interacting protein, protein MGLCFPCPGETAPPSPDLEEKRAKLAEAAERRQKEAASRGILDVRSVEEKRKKKEKLEKQMAESRPPPEGGLRWTVS, encoded by the exons ATGGGGCTGTGCTTTCCCTGTCCGGGGGAGACCGCGCCTCCCTCGCCGGACCTG gaagagaaaagagcaaagctcgcagaggctgcagagagaagacagaaagag GCTGCATCTCGGGGCATTCTGGATGTTCGGTctgtggaagaaaagagaaagaaaaaggaaaaactagaaaaacaaatggCTGAATCCAGGCCCCCACCGGAAGGTGGACTTAGG tggACAGTTTCATAA